A segment of the Carya illinoinensis cultivar Pawnee chromosome 1, C.illinoinensisPawnee_v1, whole genome shotgun sequence genome:
GAATATCAtgatgtctatatatatatatatatatatataaataagagaGTCGATAGAGATAACTGGGACCACCCTCTGAGCTGCATGCAGCTTTGCATTTATCTCTTGCTTGTGCTTCTGGCCGATCGATCATTAATTATAGGattctataaaattttaaagcttttctttcattttcatatggGGGTCCCTGAGTAGAAGGGTGAAAATTATCATGGTCATCTTGatcagtgtatatatatgtattctaTTTAACTGCTGGAAAATTGCTGAAACTTCTGTGCTGATCAGTCCTTCATGCATGTGTACTTGTCGAGGTTGGCTATTATGgcattgatttttctttttggtttcctAGGAGCTGTTATAGCAGAGTTGTTGCAGTATACTTGCCTTCATATATGCTGAGAAAAGATCGATCTGACTTCCCATACTTGTTCTTGAAGTACAATTGGGGGAATGCATTGCTCCTTTTTATATAAGTTGTAacaagaatataatttatttataaattaaataataaaatctacatctttTCAtcggtttaaattttttagaaaaataatgattttacataatatcaaataaaaggtttaaaatttgaaccttttaattaaaatattccacATGTTGGGCTCACTTATTGAAGGGGAGTCTGACTCAAATGTGAGATGGagtattaagatataaattaagattaatgttagatacaattaTGAGTTGTGCTAGCTTGCAcacttattttgaaaattaaagagtagaatttatcattaaaaaattaatttttttatgaaaaatttatatttattcttttttgtaaAAGAAGTATAGGGTACTTACACATTATAtaactacaaatataatttttcaataataaaatttaactcataccatcagtttaaatttttaaatttttagacaAGTAATAATTTCAAGTacgtttaaaaattaattacatgTTCACCAGTCCTTAATTTgtttgcttttaaaaaaaaaaaaaaaaggaagaagaagaagaagaagaagagaggaggaagaagaagaagaagaagaagaaatcattCTCTCTTGAtatgttttcaattttcatgAAGATTGATTATGAGAAGCTGGCTCGTACCGATATTGTAAACTTTCATTACCATCAATTACTGGGTAAGAAAATTGCAGTACTACTGCAAAATGGTTCGTGTAGCTGGGGTCAAAACTGATCAAAAGACATTTTGTAGAGGCTAGGGGGCCGGTCAGCATCACCTCCAGCTCCTAATCCACATCGAGAAACGTGCCAATGGAGCAAAGGGATAATCAAACGTTGTAGTCATGAGTTCATCATCGGGATCTAACCAAAGCTGGAATATTACTTGATGTATGTTTGGTCCCCAATCTCCACTACTTCACAATCCCATAAAGCCACTAACCCGCCGGAATATCTCACCGCCGGGAGCACCAGCTTTGGTGTAGGTGGATCTGACAAATGTCATGTGATTGTGGGGTTGCATGCATGGTCTTTTTATGATCAGAAAGTAAAATTTCAAcgcaaaatcaaatataaagttTCGGTCAAAAGAATCATATATACCGCGTAGCTTTCATGACAAGTACTGGTTCATGCACCTctttaattcatcaaatcctcaGTGATCTGTACCATCTAATTCGCTCTTAACTTAAATTTTTGGAATAAATAACGATTTCACTTAGTATTTAGAGCCATTTATTATCTAggttttaaatttgaattttgaccctaaattttattctatttaattaaacattTTACATGTTAAGACTAGACAATAGAGTCTACTTAAACTTTTGAGATAAAAGTGatatcacaatatatatatatatatatatatgacttttaGAATTGAGATAATAGTGCTTAATTAGAGGCAACGCCACAACGATGGGCGGTCCTTTGTCAGTGATCATAAATACATTCTTAAATGAATTCGAGATTTTTCCATGTTTCCATTAGTAAAATATTGGTCACAAGTTGCTATATAAAGCCCTCCCACTTACAGCGAGCGGCCTCCTAGATTGGTGGTCGGTTTCGGATCGAGATAATCCCACACTTtctatatattactattttattcgTTCCCTTCTCCTTATCTCTGTATATAACAGATAAAACCCTAACTCTCTGGCAGTCCATTCTCTTAGTGCTCCCCCATACCTctgtagctctctctctctctctgttcggTGCACAAAAGGGCGTGTGAGAAATTATTAACCATGGATGTTGACATGCTAAGATCATCGGCAGGGGATCACATGGACATGATGACAATGATGATGCAAATGGAAAAGCTTCCCGAGTTCTGCGACCCTTTCCATGACACTCCCACATACCCAGCTGAAATCGAATTCTCCGATGGAAGCACCAGCAGCGTTGACACCACGCCACCCATTTTCCACATCTCCCCAAATAATATGGCTCCACCCACATTGGAAAACCCACCTGCATCCTTACCATTCATGGGAAACCCAACCATCCTAGAGCCCCTGAGACCATCTATTCAAACCCATGTAGTGTCAGATCAGAGACTCAGGAACAATATTGCTTGTTCCGGTATTGCATTATCGCTTCCGAATAATTCATATCATGATCAGAAGAAGAATTCGTCAATGGCAACAATGAGAGAGATGATTTTCCGGATAGCAGCGATGCAACCTATTCACATAGACCCAGAGTCGATAAAGCCGCCCAAGCGCAGGAACGTGAAGATCTCCAAGGATCCACAGAGCGTGGCAGCGAGGCACAGAAGGGAAAGGATAAGCGAGAGAATAAGGATTCTGCAAAGACTGGTTCCAGGAGGAACAAAGATGGACACGGCTTCGATGTTGGATGAAGCCATACATTACGTGAAGTTCTTGAAGAAACAAGTGCAAACGTTGGAACAAGCTGCCGGGACAAAAAGGACAGTACTGGGTGTTGGTTTCCCAGTTGGAATGACGAATGCCAATGTTGTGAGTTACTCTAGTTTGGCGAAAGCCTGCTCAAATGGTGCTGGGGTACTCTATCCAAACGCCCAGCAGCTCGGTCATGAGAGGGACTTGGTGGGATTCATGTAAAGAAAATACTGTCGGTTTCTTCCAAATTATATTCTTACCTATTACTGTACCAAAGAGCATTAATATATTCTCTAATGAATATTGCATGGTTATTGTTGATCATCGTTAATTAATTTCAGCTTTAAGTTCTTGATGAGGAGTACTAGTACTACGTGATCAGTTAAATCATCCTCACGATATGCATGGCGCATGGAACTTAACATGCTCGGGttataagatttataaaataatgaaaaatgatatttacagttttgaaGTATGCGAATACCAGatacttcatttaaaaaatagataaattaaaaacttacacgaaaatttattttttgaataataaaccttatttttttcaaaaaatgtatGCAAGAATTACACATTTATCCATAattatatttagcattacttaattattataaaagcCAAAAAGGATCATTAATGGGACCTTTacataagaaaaaaaactaacaacaacCATGCATGATTcacttatttttcctttttattcctatatatatttcttttttggttttcgattgcttaatttatttatgtttccCATCTCATGATTTTGATACTGGCTGGGATGGGAGATCAAGTAGGTTGGCTCCCGATCGATGCAGGGTCGGATAACACAAGGGTTCATGTCTCAAGGGATCATGCATGCCTAGTTGATCATTTCATTACCAACAGCTAGCCATTTTTCTTATCCTCCAAAACaatcaaaattatataagaagaataaaatataaaaattatggtCAAACCGCATCTAGCACAAATAAAAGACTATTTATGACATACATTTAGGTTCGGTTTggcttttcaaatttctcatctcaaattcaaaattcttatcttatcattataacttttccaaattttcatataaaatataataaataattcaattttttcttaacttttttaaatctcaaaataataataatattaaaatataatattttaatattttatcttaaaattcaaaatgttCATCTTACAACCAAACCGAACCTTAATCTCACTTCTTAGGATTGGTTTGATTACACAAAATCAaaccattttatctcatcttatataattattataatttttttaaattttcacacaaaatataataaacaattcaaaattttcaaatcttaaaacaaaattaatattaaaaaattatattataataatataattttattcaactttcaacaaaacatctcatttcaCCTTTTGtaaactgtgtaaccaaacaaacCCGTCTCAAGTACATATATACCCAAAGAAGCTTTGATTATTAGGTGCTAGACCTCCTAGATCTCCTGTACATATGAAAAGGCTAATACTCTTATCCTAATCTTATGATCTTATAATTAGATGATCATTATACAACATTATTTACCATATCTTAAATTTATCAAACTACAAATTAGGAT
Coding sequences within it:
- the LOC122301465 gene encoding transcription factor HEC1, giving the protein MDVDMLRSSAGDHMDMMTMMMQMEKLPEFCDPFHDTPTYPAEIEFSDGSTSSVDTTPPIFHISPNNMAPPTLENPPASLPFMGNPTILEPLRPSIQTHVVSDQRLRNNIACSGIALSLPNNSYHDQKKNSSMATMREMIFRIAAMQPIHIDPESIKPPKRRNVKISKDPQSVAARHRRERISERIRILQRLVPGGTKMDTASMLDEAIHYVKFLKKQVQTLEQAAGTKRTVLGVGFPVGMTNANVVSYSSLAKACSNGAGVLYPNAQQLGHERDLVGFM